GATGTTATAGTGAAAAAATATTTTTTAGCTCTTTTGGTTGCTTTCGGGTTTGCCGGTGCTGCGGCTGCGGCAGAAAAGGGCCCTTATGAGGTAGTGGCTTCCACGACTCAGGAATTAATGAGTGTCATTGAGGAGGCTCGTGGCTACGCCGATGAAGACCCTGATCGCTTTAATCGCGAGGTAGAAGCGCTGTTGGATCGTGTCGTAGATTTCCAAAGCTTTGCCCGGGGTGTTATGGGGAAGTACGGTAGCGGTAGTTACTACAAAAGCTTAAGCAGTGATGAAGAGCGCGCCAAGTTTCGCAGTCAGGTTATCCGTTTTACCGAAACCTTTAAAAGCGGCTTAATTAACACCTACTCTAAAGGCTTGTTGACCTTTAACGGTAACCGTATTGAAGTCTTACCTTTGGACGATGATGCCGATTTGTCTGGTAGCGTTGGCGTTACCCAGAAAATCTATGGTGATCGCCCTGAGCCTTATCAGGTCTACTACACCATGAGAAAAGACCGCGACGGTACCTGGAAGGTACGCAACGTGATTATTGAAGGTCTGAATGTGGGTGAGCTTTATCAAAATCAATTTGCTGCAGATGCGCGTAGCTATAAAGGCGATATCGATAAGGTGATTGATAATTGGAGCGTGGTTCCGCAAGAGGCGATGGAAGAGAAGGTGGCTAAATAACCTCGCGCTGCTTCGCTTTTGAGAAGGTCGTCCGTCGTGGCGACCTTCTCGCTATCCCCCCCGGAATTGCGTACAATTCTGCGCCTAAATTGGATACGCTGGAATTGCTAAGCAGATGATTGAAGATATCAAAAATCGCCTTTCAGAACACTTCCCCGACAGCGACATTACTGTGCAAGGAGAAGGTAGTCATTATGATCTCCAGGTGATCAGCAGCGCCTTTGATGGCGTGCGTCCTGTTAAACGTCAGCAGATGGTTTATGCCGCTATCAACGACTGGATTCGTGACGGAGCCCTGCACGCGGTAAATATCAAAGCGATCAGCCCCTCGGAGTAGTCACTTCGGTTTTAGGCGTCATGGGCTGTGCCTGGGCCTTCTGGAGAACCAATGGATAAGCTTTTAATACGTGGCGGCGGACCGCTAAACGGCGAGATTCGTGTATCTGGCTCTAAAAACGCAGCACTTCCTATACTTGCTGCCACTTTGCTGGCGCAGGCGCCAGTCGTGGTTCGCAACCTACCCCATCTTCACGACATTACCACGATGATTGCTCTGCTTCGGAGTATGGGTACGGAAGTGGTGGTGGATGAAAGCATGTGTGTGGAGATTCATGGCAACACCACCGACAAGACCACTGCGCCTTATGAGCTAGTCAAAACCATGCGGGCGTCAATACTGGTGCTGGGGCCGCTGCTGGCACGGTTTGGTCACGCGCGGGTGTCTTTTCCCGGTGGCTGTGCCATCGGTTCTCGTCCGGTCGATCAACACTTGCGCGGGCTGGAAGCGATGGGCGCACATATCGAGGTTGATGAAGGCTATATCACGGCCACAACGCCTAATGGCCGCCTCAAAGGTGCCCATGTGTTTTTTGATATGGTGACTGTTGGTGGTACTGAAAACCTGTTAATGGCCGCGGCATTAGCCGAGGGGCGAACTGTTCTGGAAAATGCGGCCCGAGAACCAGAGATTATTGATTTGGCCAATTTTTTGATTGCCATGGGTGCCAAAATCACTGGCCACGGTAGTGCGACCATTGTGGTGGAGGGCGTGGAAGCGCTCCATGGTTGTGATTACGCAGTGATGCCTGATCGTATTGAGGCCGGGACTTATCTTGTTGCTGCCGCCGCGACCCGGGGGCGGATACGACTAAAAGAAATTAACGCCGACACCCTTGATGCAGTGCTGGTAAAGTTACAAGAAGCGGGCGCGACGATTGAGTGTGGCGACGACTGGATTGATCTGGATATGCACGGCAAACGGCCGAAGGCGGTGAGTATTAAAACGGCACCGTATCCGGGCTTTCCCACCGATATGCAGGCCCAGTTTACGGCGATGAATACAGTCTCGGAGGGAGTTGCCCACGTGACGGAAACCATTTTTGAAAACCGCCTTATTCAAACCCATGAGATGAATCGCATGGGCGCCAAAATCAGTATTGAAGGCAATACGGCCATGATTGTTGGCACCGAGCGCTTAAAAGCTGCGCCAGTGATGGCCAGTGATTTGCGAGCTTCAGCCAGTTTAGTGATTGCCGGTTTGGTTGCAGATGGCGATACCGTGGTGGATCGTATCTACCATATCGATCGTGGTTATGAGTGTATCGAAGAGAAATTTCACTCTCTGGGCGCCGATATTCGCCGCCTGGCTAATTAAGTTATAGGAATTTGCTGTGGATCAGCCAGTCACTATCGCCCTGACCAAGGGCCGTATTTTAAAAGAAACCCTGCCGCTGTTGGCTGAGGCGGGTATTTGGCCGCTGGAAGACATTGGCACCAGTCGTAAGCTGATTTTCGAAACCAATCTTCCCCATGTACGTTTAATTGTTATCAGGGGTACAGATGTACCGACTTACGTCAAACTCGGTTCTGCCGACATGGGCATTGCGGGCAAGGATATGCTGCTGGAGTTTGGTGCCGAGGATATGTACGAGCCGTTGGACTTGGGCATTGCGCGCTGCAAGCTGATGACCGCGGGGCGGGTGAATGAAGCACTGCCGTCGGGACGGGTTCGTGTAGCCACCAAATTTGTGAATGTGGCTCGGCGGCATTTTGCCGAAAGTGGTTTTCAGGTTGAGTTAATCAAATTGTACGGCGCTATGGAATTGGCACCGTTAATGAATTTGGCGGATTTGATCGTGGATATTGTCGACACTGGCAATACTTTGCGGGCTAATGGTATGGAGCCTCGGGAGATGATTGCCGATGTCAGCTCGCGACTGGTGGTTAATAAGGCGGCGATGAAACGTAAGTATCAAAGCATCGAGACCATTGTGGCGAGTTTGTCCGCTGCCGTAGAACGCCGCCAGCAGACTGGGGGGCTAGATAATGCCGGCTGAGGTCGTGCTTAGGCGTTTAAATGCAGCGGCGGCAGGGTTTGATGCAGAACTCGGTCAGTTATTGTCTTGGGATGAGGTGTCCAATCCTCAGGTCGTTGCGTCAGTAACACAAATATTGGCGGCGATTAAAGATCGCGGCGATAGTGCCTTGCTGCAATACAGTCAGCAATTTGATGGGCTTACGGCGACCAGTGTCGCTGAGTTGGAAATCCCGATTGCGCGCTGTCAGCAGGCGTTGGCGAATATCGACCCCGCGCAACGAGACGCGCTTGAGCATGCAGCCCAGCGTATTCGCCAGTATCACGAACATCAACAGCAGTCTTCTTGGAGCTTTACCGAGCCCGATGGCACCGTGCTGGGCCAGCAAATTACCGCGATGGATCGGGTAGGTTTGTATGTGCCTGGTGGCAAGGCCACTTATCCGTCATCGGTGTTGATGAATGCGATCCCGGCCAAAGTGGCGGGTGTGAAAGAGTTGATCATGGTCTCGCCAACACCGGGAGGCTTTGTTAATGAGATGGTGCTGGCGGCGGCGGCAATAGCTGGCGTGGACAAGGTTTTTTGTGTCGGTGGTGCTCAGGCGATTGCTGCGCTGGCTTACGGCACTGACTTGGTTCCCAGGGTGGATAAAATCGTCGGTCCTGGCAATATTTATGTCGCCACCGCCAAGCGTCAGGTTTTTGGTTTGGTGGGGCTGGATATGATTGCCGGGCCTTCGGAAATTTTAGTGATTTGCGATGGCCAAACGGATCCTGACTGGATTGCTATGGATTTGTTTTCTCAAGCAGAACACGATGAAGACGCTCAATCTATTTTGATCAGCCCCGATGTAAACTTTTTGGCGGCGGTAGAGGCCAGCATTGCGCGGCTGCTGCCTGAGGCAGACCGCGTCGATATTATTCGACAATCTCTGATGGGGCGGGGTGCTATGATTGAAGTCGCCGATATGGATGAGGCGATGATGCTGGTTAACCGTATTGCTCCCGAGCACCTTGAGCTGTCAGTTGCCGACCCTGAGTCGCTATTGCCGAAGATACGTCACGCCGGGGCCATTTTTATGGGTCGCCATACTCCTGAAGCGTTGGGAGATTATTGCGCAGGGCCTAATCACGTGCTGCCAACTTCAGGAACCGCGCGATTTTCATCGCCGTTAGGGGTTTACGATTTTCAAAAGCGGTCTTCGATTATTCATTGTTCGCCCGCAGGTGCTGCGGTGCTGGCAAAAACGGCCTCTGTTTTGGCTCGGGGGGAGTCATTGACGGCCCACGCGCTGAGTGCTGAATATCGTTTAAAGGCGGGTGATGATGAGTAGATATTGGAGCCCCTTTGTTAAAGAGTTGGTGCCCTATGTTCCGGGGGAGCAACCTAAGCAGAGTAACTTGGTGAAGCTCAACACCAATGAAAATCCCTTTGGCCCCTCGCCAAAGGCGATTGAGGCGATAAAGCAGGCGGTCGATGAATCGTTGCGGCTTTATCCAGACCCCGATGCCAGCAATCTTAAATCGATGATTGCCTCGTATCACGGTGTAGCCTCGGAGCAAGTTTTTGTCGGTAATGGTTCTGACGAAGTGCTGGCGCATATTTTCCATGGTTTGTTTCAGCAAGGCAGCCGTCAGCCATTGCTATTCCCGGATATCACCTACAGTTTTTATCCGGTGTATTGCGGCCTGTACCAGATTCCCTTTGAAGCGATTCCGCTGGACGATGAGTTTCAGCTGCGGGTAGAAGATTACAAGGGCATAAACGGGGGCATTATTTTTCCCAATCCCAATGCGCCAACTGGGCGGTTTTTGGCGTTGGCTGAAATTGAGCGGTTATTGGCTGTAAATAATGAAACCGTCGTTGTCATTGACGAGGCCTATGTGGATTTTGGTGGTGAATCTGCCATCGCCTTAGTAGATCGCTACCCCAATTTGCTCGTGACCCAAACGCTTTCAAAGTCTCGCTCTTTGGCGGGGTTGCGAGTGGGGTTTGCTATTGGTTCGGCGGAGTTGATTGATGGTCTTGAACGGGTAAAAAATAGCTTTAATTCTTATCCTCTAGATCGCTTGGCGCTTGCGGGTGCTGAGGCTGCTATTGCTGACGACGATTACTTTCAGCAGTGTCGACAAGCGGTGATTGTTGAACGGGAGCGAATGGCCCAGGAGTTGGGGGGACTGGGCTTTGAGGTTTTGCCCTCGTCAGCTAACTTCCTGTTTTGCCAGCATCCAGAGCATGATGCCGCTGCTTTGGCGGCGGCGTTGCGAGAGCGAGGCGTGATTGTGCGCCACTTTTCTGCAGCGCGGATTGATCAGTTTTTGCGGATCACAGTGGGTACGCCTGAACAAAGCGATCGACTGTTTGCTGCTTTAAAAGAAGCGTTGGCTTAAGGCTTGTAGAGCTTAGATCTATGGGGGTATCCATAGATCTTAAGTGTAATGGCTTGGTTTACGTGTTCGGTCTGGCGGCCACATCAGTGGTGACGGCCATAGGCGTTTTGTCTCTTAAAAAACCTATCCTCACGGTTTCACCGGGACGGGTATAGGTAATCAGCTTCATCCCCGCATGACCGTCCCCTACTAGTTCGCCGTTGATATCGGTAAGAATATCTCCGACCCGCAAGCCGGCTTTTGAGGCTGGACCATCCTGAGCTAAGCCGGTAATCACAACACCGTTGGCGCCGGTGGCAAGGGGTTGCACTTCTAAACCCAGCCAGCCTCGCAGAGGGCGACCGTAACGGATCAAATCATCCATGGTGCGTAATGCGAGATCGGTAGGGATGGCGAGACCGATGCCGGTTGAGCCGCCACTTTGGGTGTAAATGGCGGTATTGATGCCCAGTAGGCGACCTTTGGTGTCTATCAGTGCGCCACCTGAATTGCCAGGGTTGATGGCGGCATCGGTCTGGATAAAGTTTTCGTATTGACTGAGGCCTAGCCCGTAGCGGCCGGTAGCGCTGATGATCCCTTGAGTGACAGTTTGGCCGAAACCATAGGGATTGCCGATGGCGAGAACAATATTGCCGACACTGGCACCTTCGGGTTTGGCAACTTTAATGCTGGTCAGGTTTTCAAGGCTGATTTTGAGCACCGCTAAATCGGTGTCAGCGTCGCTGCCAATAACACTGGCTAGAGCTTGTCTGCCGTCGTTGAGCAGGACAAGAATTTCATCGGCGCCTTTTATTACATGGTAGTTTGTTAGCAAATAGCCATCGTCGCTGACAATAACGCCAGACCCTAAACTGCGTTCTAAGTGCTGTTTAACCCGGCCGTTGCGATTGAAAAAATGTTGGAATAGAGGGTCGTTGGCCAAAGGGTGGCGTTGCTGAACAATTTTGGTGGTATAGATATTAGCCACTGCTGGAGCGGCTTGTTTTACCGCGTAAGAAAAATCTTTGTGCTCTTGCGCGCTGAGGTATATCAGTATGCAAAAGCCTAGCAAGAGCCCAAAACTTGTTGGCCACGCCATTTTTTTTAGGTTTTCCAGCAGCAAGATGAATTCCTCAATGGAGGGCGGCTCAGTACCCGCAGGTTTAATTTGCTATCGTTGTTCTTGGTAACGGGCTTTTAGAGGCTGCTAGCCTAGCATGAAATGTTCAATTTTCGAATTCTAGAGAGGTGGTATGACGGTTTCTCGACAAGTCTTTTCTGATGAGCTGGACGCGCTGCTGCAAGTGGCGCGATTTAATGATTATTGTCCAAATGGCTTGCAGGTGCAGGGACGAGAACACATTCGCTGTTTGGTGTCTGGGGTCACGGCATCGATGGCGTTAATTGATGCGGCCATCGAGAAAAAGGCCGATGCGGTTTTGGTGCATCACGGTTTTTTCTGGAAGGGCGAAGATCAGCGCATTGTGGGCATGAAGCATCGCCGCATTGCTAAATTGCTGGCCCATGAAATCAATTTGTTTGCGTATCACCTTCCTTTAGATGCCCATCCGACAATGGGCAATAATGCCCAGCTCGCAGCTAAGCTGGGTATTCATGTCGACGGCGGTATGGAGCCGGGAGACTTGCCAGTGGGGAATATAGGGCATTTGCCAGAGCCGATGACCGCCCAAGATTTTGCTCGGCGCGTTGCGGAGTGTTTGGGGCGGGAGCCATTATTGGAGGCGGTGGGCGATCACCTCATTCGTCGTATTGCGTGGTGTACTGGCGGCGCACAATCCTATATTGATAAGGCTGCTGCGCTGGGAATGGATGCGTACTTAACAGGGGAGGTCTCTGAGCCCACCATTCATAGCGCCCGGGAGCAGGGGGTGCACTTTATTGCCGCAGGGCACCATGCTACAGAGCGCTACGGCGCCAAGGCAGTGGGCAACTATATGGCAGCCACTCACGGTTTGGAACATCACTTTGTCGATATAAACAACCCCGCCTGAAACGGCGGGGTTGGCGGTTTTAGGCGTGGGGTGCGACAGGGGGTTCGGGGTGTTTTTCCCGTTCACTTTTCTCTAGGCCGAACTCCTCGTGGAGTGGTCCCTTGCTACCGGGTTCCCGGGGTGCGTAGTCCAGTGGTTGCTGTGAAGGCGGGATGTTGCTTGGCTGGTTATCCAGCACTGGGCGGCCTTCAGGCAGGGGCTGCAGAGGACTGATGCCGCTGCTGTGAAGAGTTTTTGCACCCTCAGCAATATGGTTGTGGACGCTG
The DNA window shown above is from Spongiibacter sp. IMCC21906 and carries:
- a CDS encoding YhcB family protein, which codes for MNDETTVIIVAVSCLIIGALLGYFLLGRLKPGQQSRTAIEKQFNDIQKQQRDYQQQVNHHFDHTAELLNDLAESYRSVHNHIAEGAKTLHSSGISPLQPLPEGRPVLDNQPSNIPPSQQPLDYAPREPGSKGPLHEEFGLEKSEREKHPEPPVAPHA
- the hisD gene encoding histidinol dehydrogenase, translating into MPAEVVLRRLNAAAAGFDAELGQLLSWDEVSNPQVVASVTQILAAIKDRGDSALLQYSQQFDGLTATSVAELEIPIARCQQALANIDPAQRDALEHAAQRIRQYHEHQQQSSWSFTEPDGTVLGQQITAMDRVGLYVPGGKATYPSSVLMNAIPAKVAGVKELIMVSPTPGGFVNEMVLAAAAIAGVDKVFCVGGAQAIAALAYGTDLVPRVDKIVGPGNIYVATAKRQVFGLVGLDMIAGPSEILVICDGQTDPDWIAMDLFSQAEHDEDAQSILISPDVNFLAAVEASIARLLPEADRVDIIRQSLMGRGAMIEVADMDEAMMLVNRIAPEHLELSVADPESLLPKIRHAGAIFMGRHTPEALGDYCAGPNHVLPTSGTARFSSPLGVYDFQKRSSIIHCSPAGAAVLAKTASVLARGESLTAHALSAEYRLKAGDDE
- a CDS encoding Nif3-like dinuclear metal center hexameric protein codes for the protein MTVSRQVFSDELDALLQVARFNDYCPNGLQVQGREHIRCLVSGVTASMALIDAAIEKKADAVLVHHGFFWKGEDQRIVGMKHRRIAKLLAHEINLFAYHLPLDAHPTMGNNAQLAAKLGIHVDGGMEPGDLPVGNIGHLPEPMTAQDFARRVAECLGREPLLEAVGDHLIRRIAWCTGGAQSYIDKAAALGMDAYLTGEVSEPTIHSAREQGVHFIAAGHHATERYGAKAVGNYMAATHGLEHHFVDINNPA
- the hisG gene encoding ATP phosphoribosyltransferase, with protein sequence MDQPVTIALTKGRILKETLPLLAEAGIWPLEDIGTSRKLIFETNLPHVRLIVIRGTDVPTYVKLGSADMGIAGKDMLLEFGAEDMYEPLDLGIARCKLMTAGRVNEALPSGRVRVATKFVNVARRHFAESGFQVELIKLYGAMELAPLMNLADLIVDIVDTGNTLRANGMEPREMIADVSSRLVVNKAAMKRKYQSIETIVASLSAAVERRQQTGGLDNAG
- a CDS encoding phospholipid-binding protein MlaC, whose product is MKKYFLALLVAFGFAGAAAAAEKGPYEVVASTTQELMSVIEEARGYADEDPDRFNREVEALLDRVVDFQSFARGVMGKYGSGSYYKSLSSDEERAKFRSQVIRFTETFKSGLINTYSKGLLTFNGNRIEVLPLDDDADLSGSVGVTQKIYGDRPEPYQVYYTMRKDRDGTWKVRNVIIEGLNVGELYQNQFAADARSYKGDIDKVIDNWSVVPQEAMEEKVAK
- the hisC gene encoding histidinol-phosphate transaminase gives rise to the protein MSRYWSPFVKELVPYVPGEQPKQSNLVKLNTNENPFGPSPKAIEAIKQAVDESLRLYPDPDASNLKSMIASYHGVASEQVFVGNGSDEVLAHIFHGLFQQGSRQPLLFPDITYSFYPVYCGLYQIPFEAIPLDDEFQLRVEDYKGINGGIIFPNPNAPTGRFLALAEIERLLAVNNETVVVIDEAYVDFGGESAIALVDRYPNLLVTQTLSKSRSLAGLRVGFAIGSAELIDGLERVKNSFNSYPLDRLALAGAEAAIADDDYFQQCRQAVIVERERMAQELGGLGFEVLPSSANFLFCQHPEHDAAALAAALRERGVIVRHFSAARIDQFLRITVGTPEQSDRLFAALKEALA
- a CDS encoding BolA family protein; protein product: MIEDIKNRLSEHFPDSDITVQGEGSHYDLQVISSAFDGVRPVKRQQMVYAAINDWIRDGALHAVNIKAISPSE
- a CDS encoding S1C family serine protease: MAWPTSFGLLLGFCILIYLSAQEHKDFSYAVKQAAPAVANIYTTKIVQQRHPLANDPLFQHFFNRNGRVKQHLERSLGSGVIVSDDGYLLTNYHVIKGADEILVLLNDGRQALASVIGSDADTDLAVLKISLENLTSIKVAKPEGASVGNIVLAIGNPYGFGQTVTQGIISATGRYGLGLSQYENFIQTDAAINPGNSGGALIDTKGRLLGINTAIYTQSGGSTGIGLAIPTDLALRTMDDLIRYGRPLRGWLGLEVQPLATGANGVVITGLAQDGPASKAGLRVGDILTDINGELVGDGHAGMKLITYTRPGETVRIGFLRDKTPMAVTTDVAARPNT
- the murA gene encoding UDP-N-acetylglucosamine 1-carboxyvinyltransferase; translation: MDKLLIRGGGPLNGEIRVSGSKNAALPILAATLLAQAPVVVRNLPHLHDITTMIALLRSMGTEVVVDESMCVEIHGNTTDKTTAPYELVKTMRASILVLGPLLARFGHARVSFPGGCAIGSRPVDQHLRGLEAMGAHIEVDEGYITATTPNGRLKGAHVFFDMVTVGGTENLLMAAALAEGRTVLENAAREPEIIDLANFLIAMGAKITGHGSATIVVEGVEALHGCDYAVMPDRIEAGTYLVAAAATRGRIRLKEINADTLDAVLVKLQEAGATIECGDDWIDLDMHGKRPKAVSIKTAPYPGFPTDMQAQFTAMNTVSEGVAHVTETIFENRLIQTHEMNRMGAKISIEGNTAMIVGTERLKAAPVMASDLRASASLVIAGLVADGDTVVDRIYHIDRGYECIEEKFHSLGADIRRLAN